GAGCATGCTGTTCTGGCACGGCGTGCCGCGCGGTGTGGACTTCAAGGGCGGCACGCTCGTCTACGTTTCCTTTCCCTCGACGCCGAATGAGGACCATCTTCGTTCGGCGCTGGACAAGGCCGACGTAAAGGACTTCCGCCTTCAGCGCATCAGCGGCAATATGGGCGCGGCAGCAAACGAAGAGGTGATCGCAGTCCCCGAGATGGCGGATGCGAACCACGACGCCGCTCGCCAGTCCATCGAAGCAGCGCTCACGAACAACTACAAGGATTCAGGCTTCCGCGTAGAGCAGACGGACATCGTTGGACCCACCGCTGGCAAGCAGCTGACGCGGCAGGCAGGATGGGCCATTCTGTGGTCGCTGGCAGGCATGCTGATCTACCTCTGGTTCCGCTTCGAGCTGATCTATGGCGCGGCCGCTGTCGTCGCCGTCTTCCATGACACGCTGATTACGATCGGCGCCTTCTCCCTGACCAACCAGGAGATCACGCTGACCGTAGTCGCCGCGATCCTGACGCTCGTCGGTTACTCCATGAACGACACGATCGTCGTCTTCGACCGCATCCGCGAAAACCTGCAGACGATGCGTAAGGCCGACCTGAGCACCGTGGTGAACAAGAGCATCAATCAGACACTGAGCCGGACGGTCCTAAGCTCCGGCCTGACGTTCCTGACCGTCCTTTCGCTCTACCTCTTCGGCGGCGAAGTGCTGCATGGCTTCTCGTTCGCACTAGTGGTAGGCATCCTGATCGGAACCTACTCCTCGATCGCTGTAGCGGCACCGATGCTGGTGGCGTATCAGGACTGGCGTGCAAGCAAGGGCAAGGCGATTACCCTGCCTGGAGCGAAGGTTCGCGCTTAGTTCTTGTTTCTGGACTTATAAGAGCCCGGCCTTTTGGCCGGGCTCTTATATTGTCCCTACATAAAGCTCCGAGACTCTGGGTGCCCCGTACATCGCGCTTTTGCGATGTGCGGGAGGGATTGCTCTGGAGAAGCAGATTGCCCGTTTCTGCGGACTCCCGAGGATCCGTTTGTGCGCTCCGCGCCCCCACTCTTCCGCGATAAGGCCGCGAAAGAATGGGGGCACAAAACTGGTCTCTTAATTTGTCATCCCGTAGCGAAGCGGAGGGATCTGTTCGTTCTTAATGAAGAACGGGACAGCCCGAAGGCTGTCCCGTTCAACTATAGGGCGTGCAGCCTACCACTGTCCCCAGGCGCGGGAGATATAGTCGCTCATACTCATGATCACAAGAATAGAAAAGGTAAAGAAGCCAGCGGCCACGGTGAGCTTGACCAGGCGGGTGCTGTACTTGACGTGCATGAAGAAGAGCACGACGAAGACAGCTTTCGTCACTGCGATAGCCAGCGCTACAGGCGCGGTAAAGATGCCCAGCGGCAGCTTGGACGCAACCACCGTGAGGATGGTGCCGACCATCAGGATCGCGAAGATACCGAGGTATGTGGCCGGTCCAACGATGTGATGTTCGGCATGCTCCGGGTTGGTCACATTCGCCGGGTCGTGATGCTCCGAGGTGTGCGGGTCGTGCTTGGTGCTTACTTTGGTATCGCTCATAAAATTCTCCGGAGGCCTGTGCCCCGATGCGCGTTTAGTGCCGGTTGATCAGATACAACAGCGGGAAGAGGAAGATCCATACGATATCGACGAAATGCCAGTAAAGGCCAAAGTTCTCAATCGGTTGGACATATCCCGTGGTGTACAGACCCTGCCGCGCCTTGACGACGAAGTAGATCAGCATGCCGAGACCGATGATCATATGGAAGGCATGGACGCCGGTCATGGCAAAGTAGAGCGAGAAGTAGATCTGCGTCTTGTTCGCCATGTCGACGGGCAGGGGCTTCTCAGCCTTATCGGTCGGGTGGACGAACTCGGAGATATCGAAGCTGGCTCCGGGGACGTGGTGCAGTTCAAACTTTTCCTTGTACTCAACAGTTTTGATGCCAAGGAAGACGCAGCCCAGGACGATGGTGGCGACAAGATACATCACCAGCGCGCCCTGCTTGCGGACCTCGGCGGACCAAACGGCCATGGCCATCGTCAGCGAAGAGCCGATGAGGACGATGGTGTTGATCAGGCCGAGCGAAAGGCTAAGCGTATTGGAACCCGCAACGAAGGCGTCGTAGTACCAGTTGCGATAGAGCAGGTAGGCCATGAAGAGGCCACCGAAGAACATGATTTCCGTGAGCAGGAAGAGCCACATGCCGAAGCCTGCGGCTTCGCGCTGCTGCTCCGCCGTCTCAAAGTGGTGCTTCTGATAGAACGGATGTTCGTGCACGCCGTGGGGCGCGACAACCTCGTCGTGTGTGAGCGCGTGATCAGCCAACGGTCGTTACCTCTTTTTCAGTCTTGTGCGCGAGCCACTCGTAGTCGTAGGCTTCCTGCTCGACAATCGGGATCTCGATAAAGTTCTCGGTCAACGGCGGGGACTGGATCTGCCACTCAAGACCGGTCGCCTGCCAGGGATTGTTGCCTGCAATCTTGCCGTACTTCAGGCTCCATCCCAGGTACAGGAGGGGCAACATATATCCGACGCCGAGGACGGTTGCACCGGCAGTCGAGAGTACGTTGAGGACCTGATACTCAGCCGGGTAGGCATGGTAGCGTCGGGGCATACCGAGGTAGCCGACGATGAACTGGGGGAAGAAGGTCAGGATGAAGCCGATGAAGGTGGTAACGGCCGCAAACTTGGACATGCCTTCCGGATACATGCGGCCGGTCATCTTGGGCCACCAGAAGTGAATACCCGCGAGGAACGCCATCAACATGCCACCGACCATCACGAAATGGAAGTGGGCAACGATGAAGTAGGTCTCCGTGAGATGGATGTCCATACCCAACGAACCGAGGAAGACGCCCGTCAGACCGCCGATGGTGAAGAGGCCGATGAAACCGAAGACGTAGATCATCGGGGTCTCGAAGGTGATGGAACCCTTCTGCAACGTGAACGCCCAGTTGAAGATCTTGATGGCCGAAGGTACGGCAACAAGCATCGTCAGCAGAGAGAAGACGAGGGCCGAATAGTTCGACACGCCCATGATGAACATGTGATGGGCCCAAACGAAGAAGCCGAAGAGCGCGATGGCCACCGAAGAGAACGCGACGGCCGTGTATCCGAAGACACGCTTACGGCTGAAGGTCGAGATCACCTCGGAGATGACACCGAAGCCCGGCAGAATCATGATGTACACGGCCGGATGCGAGTAGAACCAGAAGAGATGCTGGAAGAGCAGGGGATCTCCGCCCTTGGCCGGATCGAAGACGCCGATGCCTACCGTGCGCTCCAGAGCGACGAGAACAATCGCAATCGCGAGAACCGGTGTACCGAGCACCATCATGATGGACGCCGCATAGTTCGCCCAGACGAAGAGCGGGAGGCGGAACCAGGTCATGCCCGGAGCGCGCATGCGGTGAATGGTCACGATGAAGTTCAGACCGGTGAAGATGGAAGAGAAGCCCGCGATGAAGATCGCCGTCGCCGTGGTGATGACATGGGTGTTCAGGTAGTGCGTCGAGAGGGGCGTGGTGAAGGTCCAGCCGGTATCGACGCCGCCGAGCACGAGCGAAGCGAGTGTGAAGAAACCACCGCCCAGGTACAGGTACCAGCTCAGAAGATTGATACGCGGGAAGGCAAGATCCTTCGCGCCGATCATAATCGGAATCAGGAAGTTACCCAGCGTTGCCGGAACGGAAGGCACCAGGAACAGGAAGATCATCACGATACCGTGCATCGTGAACATCTTGTTATAGGTGTCCGCCGCCATGAGATCGCCTGCCGGTGTGAGCAACTCGAAACGGACCATGCCGGCAAAGAAGCCGCCGAGCAGGAAGAAACCCGTGATCGAGAACAGATAAAGCATGGCGATGCGCTTGTGGTCAGCCGTGAGCAACCAGCTGAGGAGGCCATGCTCCTTGTTGATGTAATTCACCTTGGGCAGCGTGGCTGTCCGCTGATCGGGGAGGTTCACGATCGTGTGTGCGGTACTCATGGGATCACCGTTCCTGACGCGCTGGGCGCCGCTTGGTTCGATTGCGAGGTACCGAGTGTCTGCTGCACGCGGTAGTTGGTCTTAAGTCCTTTGATGTACTCGACGAGGTCGATCATGCCTTCTTCCGAGATCTGTCCCTGGTAGGTCGGCATGATTGGCTTGAATCCCGCGGGAAGGTGCGCCGAGGGGTTCAAAATCGCGTCACGAAGGAAGCCGTCCGTAACCAGCTGCGTACTTCCATCGTCCATCTTCAGTTTAGCGCCATGGATGCCCGCGAGGTTCGGTCCGCGCGCGGCGGCATCGCCCGTATGGCATTGGGAGCAGCCCATGGAGGCAAAAAGGCGTTCGCCATTCTGCGCCAGGCTCATACCGCTGGTGGAGGAATCGACCCATGCCTGGTAATCGGACGGAGTCATCACAACGATGTCACCAACCATGCCTGAGTGCAGAGTGCCGCAGTACTGGGTGCAGAAGAGATGATAGGTGCCCGCGGCTGTGGCGTTGAACCAGACCGTAGTGTAGCGGCCCGGGATCACTTCACGCTTTACGCGGAACTCCGGGATCGAATAGGAGTGGAAGACGTCCTGCGAGATCATGGTGAGCTGCACATTGCGTCCCATGGGAACGTGCAGCGCGTTGATCTCGTGCTGTCCGCCCGGATGCTCCGCCTTCCACATCCACTGCTTACCGACGATGTAGATGTTCATCGAATCGGCTGGCGGATTGTAGATACGGAAGTACAGCCATGCGCCCCAAACGAAGCAGAAGAGAAAGATGCCAAGAGGAATGATGGTCCAGGTCGCTTCCAGAAGCGTGGAGCCTTCAATCTGAATCGCGTTGGGGTGCTTCTCCTTGCGGTACTTGATGGAGAAGACGACGAGGAGGGTGAGGACCAGGGCCATGCCCACGAGGGTCATGAGCCAAAGGAAGATGTACAAGGCATCTGCCTGGCCTGCGACCGTCGACGCCTCGCGCGGCCACAGAGCCGAGGAGGTGAGCCACTTTGTAAGAAACTGCCAAAGTACTGGACTGATACCCATCGTTAGCCTTTATCCGTTCTTCTAATCTGCGTCGCGTTTCTTTGTCGCGTCTCTACTGCGTACTGCGAGAGTGTTATGCCTTGTCGTCGTGGTCTTGCGTAAGTGCGTGTTCACGACCGAGCTTTGCGTCTTTGCGGAACATAAGGAACATGAAACTGCCGAGCGAGGCCACCGTAATCATGCCTCCGAACTGCACCACACGAGCGACGATCAAACTATGTTTGTTGCGCTCGGGATCGTAGTGATAGCAGTACGTAAGAATGTTGGCGACCGGCGAACCAATCTTGTTGCCTGAGGATTCAATGAGGCCGAGAAGCATGTCCTTGGGCGAATACTCGACCCCCATGTAGTACTGGGCGACCTTGCCTTCGGGAGTGACGAGCTCGATGGAACTGGCGTGCGC
This genomic stretch from Terriglobus saanensis SP1PR4 harbors:
- the secF gene encoding protein translocase subunit SecF — translated: MELFREVNIDWLSKKWYLLSFSLVFSVAGILSMLFWHGVPRGVDFKGGTLVYVSFPSTPNEDHLRSALDKADVKDFRLQRISGNMGAAANEEVIAVPEMADANHDAARQSIEAALTNNYKDSGFRVEQTDIVGPTAGKQLTRQAGWAILWSLAGMLIYLWFRFELIYGAAAVVAVFHDTLITIGAFSLTNQEITLTVVAAILTLVGYSMNDTIVVFDRIRENLQTMRKADLSTVVNKSINQTLSRTVLSSGLTFLTVLSLYLFGGEVLHGFSFALVVGILIGTYSSIAVAAPMLVAYQDWRASKGKAITLPGAKVRA
- a CDS encoding cytochrome C oxidase subunit IV family protein, producing MSDTKVSTKHDPHTSEHHDPANVTNPEHAEHHIVGPATYLGIFAILMVGTILTVVASKLPLGIFTAPVALAIAVTKAVFVVLFFMHVKYSTRLVKLTVAAGFFTFSILVIMSMSDYISRAWGQW
- a CDS encoding cytochrome c oxidase subunit 3 family protein; the encoded protein is MADHALTHDEVVAPHGVHEHPFYQKHHFETAEQQREAAGFGMWLFLLTEIMFFGGLFMAYLLYRNWYYDAFVAGSNTLSLSLGLINTIVLIGSSLTMAMAVWSAEVRKQGALVMYLVATIVLGCVFLGIKTVEYKEKFELHHVPGASFDISEFVHPTDKAEKPLPVDMANKTQIYFSLYFAMTGVHAFHMIIGLGMLIYFVVKARQGLYTTGYVQPIENFGLYWHFVDIVWIFLFPLLYLINRH
- a CDS encoding cytochrome c oxidase subunit I; the protein is MSTAHTIVNLPDQRTATLPKVNYINKEHGLLSWLLTADHKRIAMLYLFSITGFFLLGGFFAGMVRFELLTPAGDLMAADTYNKMFTMHGIVMIFLFLVPSVPATLGNFLIPIMIGAKDLAFPRINLLSWYLYLGGGFFTLASLVLGGVDTGWTFTTPLSTHYLNTHVITTATAIFIAGFSSIFTGLNFIVTIHRMRAPGMTWFRLPLFVWANYAASIMMVLGTPVLAIAIVLVALERTVGIGVFDPAKGGDPLLFQHLFWFYSHPAVYIMILPGFGVISEVISTFSRKRVFGYTAVAFSSVAIALFGFFVWAHHMFIMGVSNYSALVFSLLTMLVAVPSAIKIFNWAFTLQKGSITFETPMIYVFGFIGLFTIGGLTGVFLGSLGMDIHLTETYFIVAHFHFVMVGGMLMAFLAGIHFWWPKMTGRMYPEGMSKFAAVTTFIGFILTFFPQFIVGYLGMPRRYHAYPAEYQVLNVLSTAGATVLGVGYMLPLLYLGWSLKYGKIAGNNPWQATGLEWQIQSPPLTENFIEIPIVEQEAYDYEWLAHKTEKEVTTVG
- the coxB gene encoding cytochrome c oxidase subunit II, producing MGISPVLWQFLTKWLTSSALWPREASTVAGQADALYIFLWLMTLVGMALVLTLLVVFSIKYRKEKHPNAIQIEGSTLLEATWTIIPLGIFLFCFVWGAWLYFRIYNPPADSMNIYIVGKQWMWKAEHPGGQHEINALHVPMGRNVQLTMISQDVFHSYSIPEFRVKREVIPGRYTTVWFNATAAGTYHLFCTQYCGTLHSGMVGDIVVMTPSDYQAWVDSSTSGMSLAQNGERLFASMGCSQCHTGDAAARGPNLAGIHGAKLKMDDGSTQLVTDGFLRDAILNPSAHLPAGFKPIMPTYQGQISEEGMIDLVEYIKGLKTNYRVQQTLGTSQSNQAAPSASGTVIP